Proteins found in one Clostridium kluyveri DSM 555 genomic segment:
- a CDS encoding ABC transporter ATP-binding protein, producing the protein MSLKIQNINYKHSSKFSLNNISLTFHNNVTAIIGPNGSGKSTLVKCILNIYKCDGEMYYQGESIKKQKKEFIKQKVGYLPQTTQNDASITVFEAVLLGLINTLNLKVSKKQEQKVNDILDAFELQHLAKNKINELSGGQLQMVSLAQSIIKEPEILILDEPLNNLDIHRQFSLMNTVSSLAYEKKMIVIIVMHDINLTSRYADNIVVMRDGNIYSYGTPKEVLTKKMIREIYKIDSEIYVNKQGKQVIEFVDIAAEAPKYEIVSQI; encoded by the coding sequence ATGAGTCTTAAAATACAAAATATTAATTATAAACATTCTTCTAAATTTTCTCTAAATAATATTAGTTTGACTTTTCATAATAATGTAACTGCAATCATTGGGCCAAATGGTTCAGGAAAGTCTACACTAGTTAAGTGTATTTTAAATATATATAAGTGTGATGGTGAAATGTATTACCAAGGTGAAAGCATTAAGAAACAGAAAAAAGAATTTATTAAGCAAAAGGTGGGTTACTTGCCCCAAACAACACAAAATGATGCTTCAATTACTGTTTTCGAAGCTGTACTTTTAGGACTAATAAATACACTAAATCTTAAAGTTAGTAAAAAACAGGAACAAAAGGTAAATGATATTTTAGATGCTTTTGAATTGCAGCACTTAGCAAAAAATAAAATTAATGAATTAAGTGGCGGTCAGCTTCAAATGGTATCATTAGCTCAATCAATAATTAAAGAACCAGAAATTCTCATATTAGATGAGCCATTAAATAATCTAGATATACATCGTCAATTTTCATTGATGAATACAGTATCAAGTTTGGCATATGAGAAAAAAATGATTGTAATAATTGTAATGCACGATATAAATCTCACATCAAGATATGCCGATAATATCGTTGTCATGAGAGATGGTAATATTTATTCTTACGGAACACCTAAGGAAGTCTTAACAAAAAAAATGATAAGGGAAATATATAAAATTGATAGTGAAATATATGTAAATAAACAAGGTAAACAAGTTATTGAATTTGTTGACATTGCTGCCGAAGCCCCAAAATATGAAATAGTATCTCAAATTTAA
- a CDS encoding FecCD family ABC transporter permease, producing MDISSKKIVIGKSQNYKLVIMRKVIALMILILLVLISFVIDLSTGPAMLNIFDVITSLTNPESLGRKVNIIVRVIRLPIATMALLAGAGLAIAGMEMQTILNNNLASPYTLGISSAASFGASISLIFGYAFLPQYMNNYATPIFAFAFSLISSFFIYTIGKIKKDRGTIILAGIAISFMFTALNSILTYFVPDEILRGITNWSQGCILGATWQQDAIVFVVLVIVTPILFRESWKLTSLCMGESTAAALGINVEKLRTKVLILSSLITSIAVCFVGTIGFVGLVAPYVAKSLVGEEQRFFIPASMLTGAFMLSVSSVLSKVAISGVQIPLGIVTSIIGIPFLLVLILKQGR from the coding sequence GTGGATATAAGCTCTAAAAAAATTGTTATTGGAAAGTCTCAAAATTACAAGTTAGTTATTATGAGAAAAGTAATAGCGTTGATGATTTTAATACTACTTGTATTAATAAGCTTTGTAATTGATCTCTCAACTGGACCGGCAATGTTGAATATTTTTGATGTAATCACTTCATTGACGAACCCTGAGTCACTGGGCAGAAAAGTGAATATAATTGTCAGGGTAATCAGATTACCAATAGCAACTATGGCACTATTAGCTGGTGCAGGATTAGCAATTGCAGGTATGGAAATGCAGACTATACTTAATAATAATCTTGCTAGTCCGTATACACTGGGAATATCTTCGGCAGCATCTTTTGGAGCATCAATATCTTTGATTTTCGGATATGCATTTTTACCCCAATATATGAATAATTATGCCACACCTATATTTGCTTTTGCTTTTTCATTAATATCATCCTTCTTTATTTATACTATTGGAAAGATAAAAAAGGATAGAGGAACAATAATTTTAGCTGGGATTGCAATAAGTTTTATGTTTACAGCGTTAAATTCTATTCTCACATACTTTGTACCAGATGAAATTTTAAGAGGTATAACTAACTGGTCACAAGGGTGTATCTTAGGAGCTACATGGCAGCAGGATGCAATAGTGTTTGTAGTACTTGTAATAGTGACACCAATTCTCTTTAGAGAATCCTGGAAGCTGACATCATTATGTATGGGGGAAAGTACTGCAGCAGCTTTAGGGATCAATGTAGAAAAGTTAAGAACAAAGGTTTTAATATTATCTTCATTAATAACATCCATCGCAGTTTGCTTTGTTGGAACCATAGGCTTTGTTGGATTGGTTGCACCCTATGTGGCTAAATCTTTAGTAGGAGAAGAACAGAGGTTTTTTATTCCAGCATCTATGTTAACTGGAGCGTTTATGTTATCAGTTTCATCTGTGTTAAGCAAGGTTGCTATATCAGGAGTACAGATTCCTTTAGGAATAGTTACTTCAATTATAGGTATTCCGTTTTTATTGGTACTTATTTTAAAACAAGGAAGGTGA
- a CDS encoding nitrogenase component 1, giving the protein MNCDSECRLFGAYRVVISIKDSVILIHSTVGCNWGTLAFHISSKISDIRQTSTVIYEEEIVNGGEKILEEALENIVKLYEAQVIYVITGCIPEILNDDALNVINRFKKKNNLENIFLLNEPGFNDAGIRGMKSAFKLLIDEMMPREIIKNSINLIGFFSDDYKVDSDLINIENMLEDFIYINSVFPYDSYENIMKVPSAVVNVVLDGFQFVGEMLKEKFGTPYITVSYPYGITGSRIFINKILAALSIEVHENFNEKEALSLELLNELHSFIDTFMGMPVAVLGDKVRIYGLKKFLEAELGMVVDVLIDTEQKKDREKIRDEVVSSNSVMIFGSSFERGLANELDIPFLQYTYPVFDKISISKSGYAGVEGMSFLVEDILNLAYFYKLIAKY; this is encoded by the coding sequence ATTAGCATTTCATATTTCATCAAAAATAAGTGATATAAGACAGACATCTACAGTTATTTATGAAGAAGAGATAGTAAATGGAGGAGAAAAAATTTTAGAGGAAGCTTTAGAAAATATAGTTAAACTCTATGAGGCTCAGGTTATATATGTGATAACGGGATGCATACCTGAAATACTAAATGATGATGCTCTAAATGTCATTAATAGGTTTAAAAAGAAGAACAATTTAGAAAATATTTTTTTGTTAAATGAACCAGGCTTCAATGATGCAGGTATAAGAGGTATGAAAAGTGCTTTTAAACTATTAATAGATGAAATGATGCCAAGAGAAATAATTAAAAATTCAATTAATTTAATAGGCTTTTTCTCTGATGATTACAAAGTTGATTCGGATTTAATTAATATAGAGAATATGCTGGAAGATTTCATATATATAAATTCCGTTTTTCCCTATGATAGCTATGAGAATATTATGAAAGTACCATCAGCTGTGGTGAATGTTGTATTAGATGGGTTCCAGTTTGTTGGAGAAATGTTAAAAGAAAAATTTGGAACTCCGTATATAACTGTCAGTTATCCATATGGAATAACGGGTAGTAGAATTTTTATAAATAAAATACTGGCAGCACTATCAATTGAAGTCCATGAAAATTTTAATGAAAAGGAAGCTTTATCATTAGAATTATTAAATGAACTTCACTCATTTATAGATACTTTTATGGGTATGCCAGTAGCTGTTTTAGGAGATAAGGTAAGAATATATGGTCTAAAAAAATTTTTAGAAGCTGAACTTGGAATGGTTGTAGATGTGTTAATTGATACTGAACAAAAAAAAGACAGGGAGAAGATAAGAGATGAAGTTGTTAGCTCCAATTCAGTAATGATTTTTGGATCGTCTTTTGAGAGAGGATTAGCCAATGAACTGGATATTCCTTTCCTGCAGTATACATATCCAGTGTTTGACAAGATTAGTATTAGCAAAAGTGGTTATGCTGGGGTTGAAGGAATGTCATTCTTGGTTGAGGACATATTGAATTTGGCTTATTTTTATAAACTTATTGCAAAATATTGA